In a single window of the Canis lupus dingo isolate Sandy chromosome 18, ASM325472v2, whole genome shotgun sequence genome:
- the FAU gene encoding FAU ubiquitin-like and ribosomal protein S30 isoform X2 — protein MQLFVRAQELHTLEVTGQETVAQIKVRLRASLEGIAPEDQVLLLAGSPLEDEATLGQCGVEALTTLEVAGRMLGGKVHGSLARAGKVRGQTPKVAKQEKKKKKTGRAKRRMQYNRRFVNVVPTFGKKKGPNANS, from the exons ATGCAGCTCTTTGTCCGCGCCCAGGAGCTACACACCCTCGAGGTGACCGGCCAGGAGACGGTCGCCCAAATCAAGGTAAGGCTGCGTG CCTCGCTGGAGGGCATCGCCCCGGAAGATCAAGTCCTGCTCCTGGCAGGCTCGCCTCTAGAGGATGAGGCTACCCTAGGTCAGTGTGGAGTGGAGGCTCTGACCACCCTGGAGGTAGCCGGCCGCATGCTTGGAG GTAAAGTCCATGGTTCCCTGGCCCGTGCTGGGAAAGTAAGAGGGCAGACTCCCAAG GTGGCcaaacaggagaaaaagaagaagaagacaggcCGAGCCAAGCGACGAATGCAGTACAACCGACGCTTTGTCAATGTTGTGCCCACCTTTGGCAAGAAGAAGGGCCCCAATGCCAACTCTTAA
- the FAU gene encoding FAU ubiquitin-like and ribosomal protein S30 isoform X3, which translates to MQLFVRAQELHTLEVTGQETVAQIKAHVASLEGIAPEDQVLLLAGSPLEDEATLGQCGVEALTTLEVAGRMLGGKVHGSLARAGKVRGQTPKVAKQEKKKKKTGRAKRRMQYNRRFVNVVPTFGKKKGPNANS; encoded by the exons ATGCAGCTCTTTGTCCGCGCCCAGGAGCTACACACCCTCGAGGTGACCGGCCAGGAGACGGTCGCCCAAATCAAG GCTCATGTAGCCTCGCTGGAGGGCATCGCCCCGGAAGATCAAGTCCTGCTCCTGGCAGGCTCGCCTCTAGAGGATGAGGCTACCCTAGGTCAGTGTGGAGTGGAGGCTCTGACCACCCTGGAGGTAGCCGGCCGCATGCTTGGAG GTAAAGTCCATGGTTCCCTGGCCCGTGCTGGGAAAGTAAGAGGGCAGACTCCCAAG GTGGCcaaacaggagaaaaagaagaagaagacaggcCGAGCCAAGCGACGAATGCAGTACAACCGACGCTTTGTCAATGTTGTGCCCACCTTTGGCAAGAAGAAGGGCCCCAATGCCAACTCTTAA
- the MRPL49 gene encoding 39S ribosomal protein L49, mitochondrial, translating into MAAAVFRATLRGWRTGVPPGCRLRRLSQTQGPPDYPSFVESVDEYQFVERLLPPTSIPEPPKHEHYPTPSGWQPPRDPPPNLPYFVRRSRMHNIPVYKDITHGNRQMTVIRKVEGDIWALQKDVEDFLSLLLGKTPVTQINEVTGTLRVKGYFDQQLKAWLLEKGF; encoded by the exons ATGGCCGCGGCCGTGTTCCGCGCTACGCTGAGAGGGTGGAGAACCGGCGTCCCGCCGGGCTGCAGGCTACGGCGGCTG AGCCAGACCCAGGGGCCTCCTGATTACCCCAGCTTTGTGGAGTCTGTGGATGAATACCAGTTTGTGGAACGCCTGTTACCCCCTACCAGCATCCCGGAGCCCCCGAAGCACGAACATTATCCCACTCCTAGTGGTTGGCAGCCACCCAGAG ACCCCCCACCCAACCTGCCCTACTTTGTGCGGCGCTCTCGAATGCACAACATCCCTGTCTACAAGGACATCACACATGGCAACCGCCAGATGACTGTGATCCGAAAGGTGGAGGGAGACATCTGG gccctgcagaaggATGTGGAAGATTTTCTGAGTCTACTGCTGGGGAAGACACCTGTCACCCAGATCAATGAGGTGACAGGTACCTTACGGGTCAAAGGCTACTTTGACCAGCAGCTCAAAGCCTGGCTCCTGGAGAAGGGCTTCTGA
- the FAU gene encoding FAU ubiquitin-like and ribosomal protein S30 isoform X1 — MQLFVRAQELHTLEVTGQETVAQIKAHVASLEGIAPEDQVLLLAGSPLEDEATLGQCGVEALTTLEVAGRMLGGKVHGSLARAGKVRGQTPKVGGQTGEKEEEDRPSQATNAVQPTLCQCCAHLWQEEGPQCQLLSPL; from the exons ATGCAGCTCTTTGTCCGCGCCCAGGAGCTACACACCCTCGAGGTGACCGGCCAGGAGACGGTCGCCCAAATCAAG GCTCATGTAGCCTCGCTGGAGGGCATCGCCCCGGAAGATCAAGTCCTGCTCCTGGCAGGCTCGCCTCTAGAGGATGAGGCTACCCTAGGTCAGTGTGGAGTGGAGGCTCTGACCACCCTGGAGGTAGCCGGCCGCATGCTTGGAG GTAAAGTCCATGGTTCCCTGGCCCGTGCTGGGAAAGTAAGAGGGCAGACTCCCAAGGTAG GTGGCcaaacaggagaaaaagaagaagaagacaggcCGAGCCAAGCGACGAATGCAGTACAACCGACGCTTTGTCAATGTTGTGCCCACCTTTGGCAAGAAGAAGGGCCCCAATGCCAACTCTTAAGTCCGTTGTAA